The genomic DNA CCCTCCGGTTTTTCTGCACGCTTGAGTTGCAGGAATGGGATAAAGACTTAGTGGGCGTGAAGCCGGAGCACTTCGGCGAGTCGGTGTTTGTCGGGGATCTAAGCGAGTACGTGAGAGACGGTGAACGGGAGAAAGCGATTGAGGAATCATCCAAATTGCTCCGGATGATGGATAACCAGTTCTATCTTGTGGAAATCCTTACGGAAATCGCAGCTTCGACGAATGCGGGTGACGGTTGGCCGGTTATCCTCGCTGACGCAGCACTCAAGTCGGTAGACTTTGTAGAATCCTCTCAGTTCAAGCCTATCGTATATCAGCTGACGGATTATTTGAGTCGCCTGAATATTGGTTGGGGGACAGGTGAATTTAAAAGTGACCCCACGAGCCCAATGACATTTGACAGGTATTACGATTTGGCACTCACCTCTGGCGATGAGAATAGGAGAGAACTACTGCTCCTCACCCATACGCAACAGGTATGGGAGGGCGTCCGGATGAAACAAGGAGAGATCCGGGCCCGCCTCGCATATTGGTTCGATGAGCGATTCGGCGAATTCCGGGAAGCCGGTTCCGTCGAATATGAGCCGAAATCCGCAGAACTGTCCGATATCGTATCTGCAATCCGGAATGAAGAGCGGGAGAAGGCGCTGGCGTTTGTCCTCGGTTATCTTCAGAATGCCGGCGGACTCGGAATTCTTTTCCGTGGACTCACGGATATCTTCCTGGAACGAGCGATACCGGAGGATCCAGACGATCTCATTCATTGGAATGCCCTGCGGACGGCCATTGCCTATACCAGTCCGCCGCAGCAATATCAGGCGTTTGTACGGGCGGTGGAGATGTTGATGGATATGGGGAATAGGGAATAAGGTATAAGGGTATAGGGGTATAGGGGTATAGGGGAAAACTCGGAGACCGGAGGCGGGAGAAAACAGATTGAATATCCACCCGATGAAAATCGAATGTCCAATTTCCAAATGTCCCGTCCCCTCCCGGTTGAAGAAGGAAGAAGGTATGAGGTATAGGGTATAAGGTTATAGGGGAAAACTCGGAGGTTGGAGACGGGAGACAGGAAAAGATAGGAACTCGAAACTCATCCTGGAGACTAATTGTGCAAATCGAGGTTAATAACCGTTTCTAACTATAACACTGTAACACGTTAACACACTAATACGCTGTCGTTATCCGAACACTTTAACACTGTCCTAAACTTTTATATATTTTGAATCTATGGACAGACCGTACAACGACTACAACAGTTATTTGCAGGATATCTTCGGCGAGAAGACGTATAAAGTCTCGATTCGCGGGGGATTCACCTGCCCCAATATTGACGGGACGGTAGCCAAGAGCGGGTGCACCTACTGCAATAACGCCAGCTTCGTCCCGAGTTACATCAAACGCGTTATGTCGGTAAAGGAGCAGATCGACAGGGGCGTGAGTTTTCTCTCCGACCGCTATGGCGCTGATAAATTTCTGGCGTATTTTCAGTCCTATTCCAACACCTACGACGAAGTCGAGCGACTGGAGGCACTCTACTCCGAAGCACTTGCACATGATAAAATTCACGGATTAGTTGTCGGAACCCGCGCGGATTGCGTCCCTGAGCCAACGCTCCAATTGTTGGAAGATATTGCCAAAGATTATTACGTCTCGGTGGAATACGGAATCGAATCCGTCTCGGATGAAACGCTGGAGCGCATCAACCGCGGGCACGATTTCGCGACGCTGGTGGATGCTGTCGAGCGCACCAAAGGACGCGGAATCCACATCGGAAGTCACCTGATTCTAGGCTTCCCCTGGGAAGACCGGGAGCACTGGCTGCACACCGCGGACGTGGTCTCATCGCTGGGCGTGGAGTATACCAAGATTCACCACCTCCACGTGGTGAAGGGGACGAAAATGGCGGAACAGTATCAAGAAAAGCCGTTCTGGACGTTCCCCTTCGACGAATGGGTGCAGATGGTGGCAGATTTTATCGAACGACTCTCACCTGAAATTATCGTCGGCCGGATGTCCGGCGGGGCTCCGCCAAGCCTGCTGGTCGCTCCGGATTGGGACGGGAAGCGGCACACACATGTGGTGCAATCCGTCATTCAAGAACTAAAGGATCGTGGCACGCGTCAGGGTGCTAAATACCGCCAGAAGCAGGTGGCCTGATGGAAATCGGCAGTTATACCATCACACCAATTGTTGCGGATACGTTCGGACTGGACGGCGGCGCCATGTTCGGGATCATTCCGAAGCCGCTCTGGGAAAAACAGTGTTCGGCGGATGATAGAAACCGAGTCAATCTGGCAACCCGCGTCCTGCTAATCGAGGGGAAAAACCGCAAAATTCTTATCGACACCGGTAACGGGAACAAATGGGACGACAAGTACCGGGAAATATATAAAATTGATCCCGGTGAGCGAACGCTCGGGGAATCTCTGGCATCCAGAGATATCAGGCCTGATGATATCACCGACGTTATTCTAACACACCTCCATTTCGACCATGCCGGCGGCGCAACAACTCTGGACAACGGGGAACCGGTACCGACCTTCCCGAACGCGACCTATTATGTGCAGGAATCAAACTGGAAATGGGCCAACGATCCCACCGAGAAGGATACGGGAAGCTATAGGAAAGAGAATTTTATCCCGCTTCGGGAACACGGTGTACTGGAACTGGTTCGGGATGAGGTTGAGATATTCCCTGGAATCAACCTAGTCGTTTGTGACGGTCACACAAAAGGGCGGCAACTTCCGTTAATCGCAGACGAGAACCAGTCACTTTTCTATTGCGGTGACCTGGTTCCGACGACAGCGCATCTCTCTATTCCCTGGGTAATGGGATACGATAATTTCCCGTTGACCACCATTGAAGAGAAAAAGGAATATCTTGCGCGGGCAGTCGAAGAAAACTGGACGCTCTTGCTTGAGCATGATCCCAATACGGTAGCTATCACCGTCCGCCGTGAAGACGGAAAATACCGGATCAAACAGACGGTGCGGATGATGTGATGAAAAAGGTGTAAAGGTATAAAGGTATAAGGTTCTGCTGTTTCTTAATCTTACTATTACTCCTAATCTTGATCGCTGTTAATCCCTCGGAAAAAGGAGAAAGCAGAAGGGAGAATGGAAAACAACTGTTGGTCGTTTGTTGTTTGTTGGAAAAAAACCGTCATACTAATGGGACAAGTCGAAATTCATTAAATCCCTGTCTGTCCCTTCTTACAACTAACTACTCACAACGAACAACCAACAAAAGTTGATAAAGGGTGAGATTGGGATTAAAATGAGACGCATACTAAAACTCGTTAACACAATAACACTCTAACACTGTCGTTCAGTATTCCGCTGGAATCTCTCCTCTCCTTCATGTAATTTGGCTTTCATTTAGAGCCAACCGCAAACCATAACCGAAGAAAATATAATGAGTTATAGATACGCACTTGTTGCAGTTAACCTCGGAATATGTCTCAGTATTCCGACCAGCGGGACAACACAAATCCTGCAATTGACGGATGATACGCTCCGGTATGAGTCGGAACCAGTGGTGGTCACGGGAAGCCGGTTAACGCAAGACTATCTGGAGACTGCCAGATATGTTACTGTCTTTGACAGCTCTGACTTGGCAACGCTTCCGGGTGAGGGAATTGTGAGTCTCCTGCAATACGCCGCCGGGACTGATCTCCGTCAGCGCGGGCCGTCCGGCGTACAGGCAGATCTTGGGATACGCGGCTCCACGTTTGAGCAGACAGTCGTGATGGTCGACGGCACCAAACTCTCCGCTCCGCAGACAGGACATCATTTACTGTCCTTGCCAGTGCCACGTGAGGCCATCGATCGGATTGAAATTATGCACGGCCACGGAACAAGTCTCTATGGGCCCAATGCCTTCGGCGGCGTGATAAACATTATAACCAAAGAACACTCCAGTGTGCCCGAAGCGAGCGTCTCACTGGCCGGAGGCAGCCACAAGTTTTATAATGGCAGCGTATCGGCAGGCATCCCAACTGAAAATTCTCACCATAGGCTGAGCGTTTCCCGGCGCGGCTCAGATGGGTACCGACACAATACCGCATATTATATAAACAAAGCCATGTATCGGGGAAAATTTCAGGCGGCGAAAACGCCAATAAATATCATGGCCGGATACACCAACCGGGACTTCGGGGCCAACGATTTTTACGCCGATTTTCCGAATCAGCGCGAACAAGTGGAAACCACGTTATTTAATCTCTCCTTCCGAATGCGGGTTGGACAATTTGAGGTAAAACCGTCCGTGCATTTCCGGAATAATTACGACGATTTTATCCTGGATTATACCGACCCCAGTCTCTATCGGAATAAGCACCGCACCAATGTACTCGGTGGCGAGGTTATGGCGAAAACGACACACCGTTTCGGCGAGACGGTGATTGGGGGAGAGGTTGCAGAGGAGCGGATACGGAGCAGTAACCTTGGAGATCACGACAGAGCCAGGGGAGGCATAACGCTGGAGCACCGGATGCCTGTCACCAATTGGTTGAATCTCCAATTAGGTAACTATACCTATTATCATGAAGAATATGGATGGGAAGCCTGGCCAAGCGCCGGTGTGAACTTACGAACTGGGGCACGATCTTCCGTTTTTCTGAATTACGGGGAAGCTTACCGTATTCCAACGTATACCGACTTATACTATGTCGGCGGTGGCAACATCGGTAATCCGGAGCTGGAGCCGGAGAAATCGCGTTCATATGAGGCCGGCTACAAGTGGTTGAATGCGAAGTTGTTCGGGAGCGCAGGGGTATTTTACCGGGATGGCTACAATCTAATCGATTGGGCACGCTCCAGTCCCGCCGAGCCGTGGCAAGCCCAGAATATAGGTGATGTGGATACGTACGGCGGGGAAATCGAGATGAAATATTTTCTCGGAGAAGGACAGCTGGGGTCGCTTCCGGTGGAGCGAATATCGGCCAAGTATGCTTATTTACGGCTGGATACCGGAAACCCACCGGATATAAGCAAATATGTTTTGAATTATATTCAGCACAACATCCAGGCCGGGCTCATGGCTACATTACCTGCCGGCATACGCCAGCTCTGGGTTGTACGGTATATCGACCGTAGACAGGTTGAGCCGTACACGCTTGTTGACATCAATACACTCTACCGAATTGGTAAGTATCACTTGTCATTCGAGATTAATAATCTGTTGGATGTGAGGTATGAGGAAATTCCTGGCGTCCCCATGCCAGGACGAGAATACCGGATTGGTGTGTCTATGCAGGTGTGGTGAAAGAATATTTGGCAGTACAAAATTTTCCGCTTAAAATCCCGCGCAGGGGCTTTAAGCGGTAGCTCAATCGATCAATGGTAGCCTTGGAATCTCATTCCAAGGCGTATTGACCTAATTTTCCGTCTCAAAGTCCACGACTTTGGCTTCGGACTGGATCTGACGAATAAAGTCGACAACTTTTTGGTGCTCCGGGTGTTGCTGGTAGGTATTAAAGTCGTCCACGTTGGTGAAGGCAGAGATCAACACCACGTCGAAGGCTGCCGCCGAATTACCAATGTTGATACCCACCTCGTATTCCTGGATCTCGTCGATTTTCTCCGGGAGCGTTTCCAGGATTCGCTTCATCTCTTCGGCATTGGCCTCTTTTGACTTACCAAACGCTTCCTTCATTAGTTTCCACATGACTACATGTTTAAACATGTCTCCTCCCAATCTTTTTTGAAAGCATATAGCAACCCTTTTATTTTTATCTGATAGAAAGTATACGGTACGATATAGTACCCGTCAAACGTTACTAAACCAAAAAAGCCACCTCCGAAGAGGTGGCTTTTTCGTGTCTGGATGAACGAGCAAGGAACATCCGTCAGACATTCATAAGATAGCTGATCTTCAGGAGCAGGACGTTTTCACCGGGAGCATGGAACAGTGATTTGAAGTCCCGGTTAAGTTGGAGCTCTCCCATGCCGGTGGCTTCAGTGAATCCCTGGGACCATACCAGATACATCGTGGACCCGGATACATATTCCCAGCGAATGACGAGGTTCGACCGGAACTGTTTATAATTGAAGTCACCTCTGGGTGAGCCACCGCTGAAATAATCCACTGTGCCGTCCCCAGTGATATCGTATTCGTATTGGTCTGTGTGTTCATTGTAATTTACATCGTAATTGTCCAATGAAGAGAATCGCTCATCAAAGTCGGACGCCATCAAATCCGCAGTTTCCACGTATTTATTACGGCTGCCGGCAGTAAAGTACGGTTGAGCGTAATACTGGATGGACAAGTTCGGCCTGATGGTATAATCAATCCGCACGGTCAGATACAATTCTTTTTGGAGCAGTCCGGAAAACAAGTAGTGAGGTTCATTATTTGTGTCATAGGCTTTGCCAACCCACGCCCAGGTATCGCTGAATTCTACGAAACTCGGATTAAACAATAACTGGATATTCTGTCTGGGACGAATATTGAACGCCTGGGAAATTTCGTATCGGGTAACGTTATCCGTATTTATAAAGTAATGGCTGAACAACTCATAACTAAAATCCTTACGGCTGTCCGTCTCAATATAGCCCCAAACGTTCCGGTTTGCCGGAGCATAAATAGCCGGACCACCCCGGAGTTCCGTCAGATTGATCCCGGGAAAGTTGAAGTTAAATCCGCCACCGATATCCCAATTGTTTAACAGCGTGGCATGCGCATTCACGTTTCCGCCTTTATTCAGGAGGCGCCCGCCATAATTGAAGCCGGTCCATTGGTTGACGTTCAGATATAGTTCCTGATAATACTTGGTCTCTTCCCACTCACGGTATTGGATCCAGAGGTTCTGAGAAATTTCATCTACGCGCTGGAGAAATCCTAAATCGTTCACCTCTAATCCGGGGCTGGAGCTAGAGGTCACGAATGAACCGCGCCAGTGACCGGAGATTTTCGAAATGGATAATTCGTGCCCTATGCCGGAGAGAGAAGTCGCCGTTGTGTCCACGGAGAGATAATCGGCATCCGGTCGCTGGAAATACCGGGCCGAACTCCGCTGTGTCTGCGTGATCGCCATAGGAGCACCTAGCACATGGCTTCCGGCAAACACGCCTTCAATTTCATATTCCCGATTGAGGAATTCATGAGAAAAATCTATGCCGCCGGTGTAGGCGTCAGAATGTAAGTGCTGTCGGGTGGCATCGTTCAGGCGGCGATTTACAGAAGTCATGAGTCCGCCAAAGGTAGTCTGCCCTTCGTGATAATCGCGTTGTAACCGGGCAAGGAAATAATTGGTGAGGGGCTCAGAGGACGAAGTGGAGGGCAAGTCCGTTAACGTCGAGAACCCCTCACCTGTTGTCGCGTTCATAACTCCTATTGAAGTCCCGTTGGTTGTCTTTCCAGTGAGTTTGCCGGCTGCCAGGATTTTAGCAGGACGGGCGCCAATGCGTCTTGAATAATAGAGGGCGTCGTTAAAATTCAGGATGTCACTGCCTTCTTTGAAAAAGGGGCGTTTCTCAGCGAAATATGATTCGAACTCTGTCAGATTAAAATCAGCTGGATCGGCCTCCACCTGTCCAAAGTCCGGATTCACCGTAGCATTCATGGTGAGACCGTTCGAAAATGTGTATCGGATATCCCCGCCGATATTCGAGGTATGACTCCAGGGATTGGACTGAGACATTGATTGGATCTGATCGGAATGGTTTGATTGTCCAAGTATATACGGTGAGATGTAGAGCGGGCGCGTGGATTCAACGTTGGATAACCCTTCCAGCGTACCATACTGGGAGACGAATCCTGTTTCGTCCTTGGACCAGTAATTCCAAACCGCCAGCTCATTATTCCTGGGTAATTCCCGGTATATCTGGAGTCCCCACCGCATTTGTGCACTAGAAGTAAATCGGAGTTCCCGGAACGGAATCCTGAATTCTGCGGACCAGCCGGCATTATGAATCTCCACCGCGCCATCCCAGACAGCGTTCCAGTCGTCGTCCGCGTTATTGTCATCGTATCGGCGCAAGTCATGCTGGACACC from Candidatus Neomarinimicrobiota bacterium includes the following:
- a CDS encoding TIGR01212 family radical SAM protein (This family includes YhcC from E. coli K-12, an uncharacterized radical SAM protein.), producing the protein MDRPYNDYNSYLQDIFGEKTYKVSIRGGFTCPNIDGTVAKSGCTYCNNASFVPSYIKRVMSVKEQIDRGVSFLSDRYGADKFLAYFQSYSNTYDEVERLEALYSEALAHDKIHGLVVGTRADCVPEPTLQLLEDIAKDYYVSVEYGIESVSDETLERINRGHDFATLVDAVERTKGRGIHIGSHLILGFPWEDREHWLHTADVVSSLGVEYTKIHHLHVVKGTKMAEQYQEKPFWTFPFDEWVQMVADFIERLSPEIIVGRMSGGAPPSLLVAPDWDGKRHTHVVQSVIQELKDRGTRQGAKYRQKQVA
- a CDS encoding MBL fold metallo-hydrolase, producing MEIGSYTITPIVADTFGLDGGAMFGIIPKPLWEKQCSADDRNRVNLATRVLLIEGKNRKILIDTGNGNKWDDKYREIYKIDPGERTLGESLASRDIRPDDITDVILTHLHFDHAGGATTLDNGEPVPTFPNATYYVQESNWKWANDPTEKDTGSYRKENFIPLREHGVLELVRDEVEIFPGINLVVCDGHTKGRQLPLIADENQSLFYCGDLVPTTAHLSIPWVMGYDNFPLTTIEEKKEYLARAVEENWTLLLEHDPNTVAITVRREDGKYRIKQTVRMM
- a CDS encoding TonB-dependent receptor — its product is MSYRYALVAVNLGICLSIPTSGTTQILQLTDDTLRYESEPVVVTGSRLTQDYLETARYVTVFDSSDLATLPGEGIVSLLQYAAGTDLRQRGPSGVQADLGIRGSTFEQTVVMVDGTKLSAPQTGHHLLSLPVPREAIDRIEIMHGHGTSLYGPNAFGGVINIITKEHSSVPEASVSLAGGSHKFYNGSVSAGIPTENSHHRLSVSRRGSDGYRHNTAYYINKAMYRGKFQAAKTPINIMAGYTNRDFGANDFYADFPNQREQVETTLFNLSFRMRVGQFEVKPSVHFRNNYDDFILDYTDPSLYRNKHRTNVLGGEVMAKTTHRFGETVIGGEVAEERIRSSNLGDHDRARGGITLEHRMPVTNWLNLQLGNYTYYHEEYGWEAWPSAGVNLRTGARSSVFLNYGEAYRIPTYTDLYYVGGGNIGNPELEPEKSRSYEAGYKWLNAKLFGSAGVFYRDGYNLIDWARSSPAEPWQAQNIGDVDTYGGEIEMKYFLGEGQLGSLPVERISAKYAYLRLDTGNPPDISKYVLNYIQHNIQAGLMATLPAGIRQLWVVRYIDRRQVEPYTLVDINTLYRIGKYHLSFEINNLLDVRYEEIPGVPMPGREYRIGVSMQVW
- a CDS encoding Dabb family protein, yielding MFKHVVMWKLMKEAFGKSKEANAEEMKRILETLPEKIDEIQEYEVGINIGNSAAAFDVVLISAFTNVDDFNTYQQHPEHQKVVDFIRQIQSEAKVVDFETEN
- a CDS encoding carbohydrate binding family 9 domain-containing protein — encoded protein: MNKLIVSLIMIFGFSIFPVTGYSADQSSEKTAVAFRLNSQDIEIDGKLNDPGWQSAQAYDGFTQRDPSDGKPASFPTSFRIVYDDEYLYVGINAIDPQIDQIEAILTRRDEYTESDWVYISLDSYNDNRTAFEFGLNAAGVQHDLRRYDDNNADDDWNAVWDGAVEIHNAGWSAEFRIPFRELRFTSSAQMRWGLQIYRELPRNNELAVWNYWSKDETGFVSQYGTLEGLSNVESTRPLYISPYILGQSNHSDQIQSMSQSNPWSHTSNIGGDIRYTFSNGLTMNATVNPDFGQVEADPADFNLTEFESYFAEKRPFFKEGSDILNFNDALYYSRRIGARPAKILAAGKLTGKTTNGTSIGVMNATTGEGFSTLTDLPSTSSSEPLTNYFLARLQRDYHEGQTTFGGLMTSVNRRLNDATRQHLHSDAYTGGIDFSHEFLNREYEIEGVFAGSHVLGAPMAITQTQRSSARYFQRPDADYLSVDTTATSLSGIGHELSISKISGHWRGSFVTSSSSPGLEVNDLGFLQRVDEISQNLWIQYREWEETKYYQELYLNVNQWTGFNYGGRLLNKGGNVNAHATLLNNWDIGGGFNFNFPGINLTELRGGPAIYAPANRNVWGYIETDSRKDFSYELFSHYFINTDNVTRYEISQAFNIRPRQNIQLLFNPSFVEFSDTWAWVGKAYDTNNEPHYLFSGLLQKELYLTVRIDYTIRPNLSIQYYAQPYFTAGSRNKYVETADLMASDFDERFSSLDNYDVNYNEHTDQYEYDITGDGTVDYFSGGSPRGDFNYKQFRSNLVIRWEYVSGSTMYLVWSQGFTEATGMGELQLNRDFKSLFHAPGENVLLLKISYLMNV